A window from Halomicrobium urmianum encodes these proteins:
- a CDS encoding BMP family lipoprotein produces the protein MADNTTPDDGSEPASGRQLRARDVDRRDVLRSGAAVALSGVLAGCLGEPGGDGGDGGDDGDDTETDGTQTEGTESGGDGETANVAIVSSSAGFGDQAFNDLAWEGLQNAADEYDIELQQVEETNQSNYGTVQSRLAESGNPDYDLIVLVGYQHTQALETNADEYPDQRWMLINDSLDRDNVAGYIWANHEMSFQAGVLAGTMTTRELSHEGNSLNPDSGVVGFVGGVDGALINAFERAYVAGVEWVDEDVDVRVGYIGNYNDTQTAANIASSQYDAGADIVYHAAAAAGQGVFQAAQEADRFAIGVDADQSKTLPDYQDVVMGSAVKRINEGTRQVAEAVVQDNWESVQGRNVLGLEEDAVAMVLGQAVGPKLPDAVEENLSEAKQAIVDGDVTVPCSASGCQD, from the coding sequence ATGGCAGATAATACCACACCAGACGACGGATCGGAACCAGCGTCCGGGCGGCAGCTCAGGGCGCGCGACGTCGACCGGCGCGACGTGCTCCGGTCCGGAGCGGCGGTCGCTCTCAGCGGCGTCCTCGCCGGGTGTCTCGGCGAACCCGGTGGCGACGGCGGTGACGGCGGTGACGACGGTGACGACACCGAAACCGACGGCACTCAGACCGAGGGCACCGAGAGCGGCGGCGACGGCGAGACGGCAAACGTCGCTATTGTCTCCAGTTCGGCCGGCTTCGGCGACCAGGCGTTCAACGACCTGGCGTGGGAGGGCCTCCAGAACGCGGCCGACGAGTACGACATCGAACTCCAGCAGGTCGAGGAGACCAACCAGTCCAACTACGGGACGGTGCAGTCCCGCCTCGCCGAGAGCGGGAACCCCGATTACGACCTGATCGTGCTGGTCGGCTACCAGCACACCCAGGCCCTGGAGACCAACGCCGATGAGTACCCCGACCAGCGGTGGATGCTGATCAACGACTCCCTCGACCGGGACAACGTGGCGGGCTACATCTGGGCCAACCACGAGATGTCGTTCCAGGCGGGCGTGCTCGCCGGCACGATGACGACCCGCGAACTGTCCCACGAGGGCAACTCGCTCAACCCGGACAGCGGCGTCGTGGGCTTCGTGGGCGGCGTCGACGGCGCGCTCATCAACGCCTTCGAGCGCGCCTACGTGGCCGGCGTCGAGTGGGTCGACGAGGACGTGGACGTCCGGGTCGGCTACATCGGAAACTACAACGACACCCAGACCGCGGCGAACATCGCCTCCTCGCAGTACGACGCCGGCGCGGACATCGTCTATCACGCCGCGGCCGCTGCGGGCCAGGGCGTCTTCCAGGCCGCACAGGAGGCCGACCGGTTCGCCATCGGCGTCGACGCCGACCAGTCGAAGACGCTACCGGACTACCAGGACGTCGTCATGGGCTCGGCGGTCAAGCGGATCAACGAGGGCACCCGCCAGGTCGCCGAGGCCGTGGTCCAGGACAACTGGGAGAGCGTCCAGGGCCGCAACGTGCTCGGCCTCGAGGAGGACGCCGTCGCCATGGTGCTGGGCCAGGCGGTCGGGCCGAAGCTCCCCGACGCCGTGGAGGAGAACCTCAGCGAAGCCAAGCAGGCCATCGTCGACGGCGACGTGACGGTGCCCTGCTCGGCGTCGGGCTGCCAGGACTGA
- a CDS encoding sulfatase codes for MGPDTSNVVLVTVDSLRADAIGAYDADRHTPVMDSLAADGTVFERAFATGNWTPFSFPSILASRPVFADSGGIGVEASPTLAETLSAADVATGGFNAANGFLTSHWGYDDGFDEFEPFVASVGSSIYSRYLATHPTVEAWVQLATSPLRRAKSWLRGETDDRPFLDASRMFDVEHAATEFVEETDEPFFLWVHYMDAHTPYVPAPRYIREVSDDLVGTHRMLHAHTRTGLGWEVGERTLGDLRTLYQAAVRQVDASVGRLLDALEANGVADETAVVVAGDHGEEFQEHGHLAHYPKLYDELIRVPLIVDLPGAEGRRVDRQVGLDDVPPTVTDLMDVDPAEEWTGQSLAPTVEAGTAPPDESVVSVTVRGEEVTAQPIPRSLDDGDLLVSVRDRDWTYVENVDSGEVELYDRSDDPTEQTDLSPDPGPDQRDAIERFGPIVDAHAERLRDGSTAGEGDVDDELAARLEALGYR; via the coding sequence ATGGGACCTGATACATCGAACGTCGTCCTCGTCACGGTCGACTCGCTGCGGGCAGACGCGATCGGCGCCTACGACGCGGACCGGCACACGCCCGTGATGGACTCGCTGGCCGCGGACGGCACCGTCTTCGAGCGGGCGTTCGCGACGGGCAACTGGACGCCGTTCTCGTTCCCGTCCATCCTCGCCTCGCGGCCGGTGTTCGCCGACTCCGGCGGGATCGGCGTCGAGGCGTCGCCGACGCTGGCCGAGACGCTGTCGGCCGCCGACGTCGCGACCGGCGGGTTCAACGCCGCCAACGGCTTTCTCACCTCGCACTGGGGCTACGACGACGGGTTCGACGAGTTCGAGCCGTTCGTCGCCAGCGTCGGCTCCAGCATCTACAGCCGCTACCTCGCGACGCACCCCACCGTCGAGGCGTGGGTCCAGCTGGCGACCTCGCCGCTCCGGCGCGCGAAGTCGTGGCTCCGCGGGGAGACCGACGATCGGCCGTTCCTCGACGCCTCTCGGATGTTCGACGTGGAACACGCCGCGACCGAGTTCGTCGAGGAGACCGACGAGCCGTTCTTCCTGTGGGTCCACTACATGGACGCCCACACCCCCTACGTCCCCGCGCCGCGGTACATCCGTGAAGTCTCCGACGACCTGGTCGGGACCCACCGGATGCTGCACGCGCACACGCGGACGGGGCTGGGCTGGGAGGTCGGCGAGCGGACGCTGGGGGACCTCCGGACGCTCTACCAGGCCGCGGTCCGACAGGTCGACGCCAGCGTCGGGCGCCTGCTGGACGCACTCGAAGCGAACGGCGTCGCCGACGAGACGGCCGTCGTCGTGGCCGGCGACCACGGCGAGGAGTTCCAGGAACACGGTCACCTCGCGCACTACCCCAAGCTGTACGACGAGCTGATCCGCGTGCCGTTGATCGTCGACCTCCCCGGCGCGGAGGGGCGGCGGGTCGACCGCCAGGTCGGCCTCGACGACGTCCCGCCGACCGTGACCGACCTCATGGACGTCGACCCCGCCGAGGAGTGGACCGGCCAGTCGCTCGCGCCGACCGTCGAGGCGGGTACGGCCCCGCCCGACGAGTCCGTCGTCTCGGTCACCGTCCGCGGCGAGGAGGTCACCGCCCAGCCCATCCCGCGGTCGCTTGACGACGGCGACCTCCTCGTGAGCGTCCGCGACCGCGACTGGACCTACGTGGAGAACGTCGATTCCGGCGAGGTAGAGCTGTACGACCGGTCCGACGATCCGACCGAGCAGACGGACCTGTCGCCCGATCCGGGCCCGGACCAGCGCGACGCGATCGAGCGGTTCGGACCGATCGTCGACGCCCACGCCGAGCGCCTCCGCGACGGATCGACGGCGGGCGAGGGCGACGTCGACGACGAGCTCGCGGCCCGCCTCGAGGCGCTGGGGTACCGCTAG
- a CDS encoding aldo/keto reductase — protein sequence METRPLGETGHDSSVLTFGSVALNFIDQEAADEMVEDAVQAGVNHFDVAPTYGDAELKLAPKLDEHRDEIFLGCKTQERTYYGAWGELQKSLDRLGVDKIDLYQFHAVTEYRELRAIQGEYDPELAQGDHDPGALQAFIEAKEEGLIDHIGLTSHGDPSLIRQAIHDVDELETVMFPFNYILEAKEGPEYDYRSVLELAEEEGLGTLCIKGFAKGPWPDDLPEDERPYNTWYEPYDTEEEIVECLRFALSHGMTSIPNAGDPDLVPTILEAAENYEPMSEAEQAELRERASDAESPVPARLD from the coding sequence ATGGAAACCCGACCGCTCGGCGAGACCGGACACGACTCGAGCGTCCTCACCTTCGGCTCGGTCGCACTGAACTTCATCGACCAGGAGGCGGCCGACGAGATGGTCGAAGACGCCGTCCAGGCGGGCGTCAACCACTTCGACGTGGCGCCGACCTACGGCGACGCGGAGCTGAAGCTGGCCCCCAAGCTCGACGAGCACCGCGATGAGATCTTCCTCGGGTGCAAGACTCAGGAGCGGACGTACTACGGCGCCTGGGGCGAGCTCCAGAAGTCGCTCGACAGGCTGGGCGTCGACAAGATCGACCTCTACCAGTTCCACGCGGTGACGGAGTACCGGGAGCTGCGGGCGATCCAGGGCGAGTACGACCCCGAGCTCGCGCAGGGCGATCACGACCCCGGCGCGCTTCAGGCCTTCATCGAGGCGAAGGAGGAGGGGCTGATCGATCACATCGGCCTGACCAGCCACGGCGATCCGAGCCTGATCCGGCAGGCGATCCACGACGTCGACGAGCTGGAGACGGTGATGTTCCCGTTCAACTACATCCTCGAAGCGAAGGAGGGGCCGGAGTACGACTACCGCTCCGTGCTGGAACTGGCCGAGGAGGAGGGGCTCGGCACGCTCTGTATCAAGGGCTTCGCGAAGGGGCCCTGGCCCGACGACCTGCCCGAGGACGAGCGCCCGTATAACACGTGGTACGAGCCGTACGACACCGAAGAGGAGATCGTCGAGTGCCTCCGCTTCGCCCTCTCGCACGGCATGACCTCCATCCCGAACGCGGGCGACCCCGACCTCGTGCCGACGATTCTGGAGGCCGCGGAGAACTACGAGCCGATGAGCGAGGCCGAGCAGGCGGAACTCCGCGAGCGGGCCAGCGACGCCGAGTCGCCGGTGCCCGCGCGGCTGGACTGA
- a CDS encoding GtrA family protein, translating to MFRAFLRNVIDGPFAPQLRRFVAVGTFAAGVQMILLWLFVDAANLNYLLGAAIAIEFTIVLSYVLNNAWTFRASRNTGTIEYLVGLAKTNVVRGTAIPIQLAVLFVLVDWRSIPYLAANAVAIVLSGLYRYVLDARWTWG from the coding sequence ATGTTCCGTGCCTTCCTCCGGAACGTCATCGACGGGCCCTTCGCGCCACAGCTTCGTCGGTTCGTCGCCGTCGGCACCTTCGCCGCGGGCGTCCAGATGATCCTGCTGTGGCTGTTCGTCGACGCGGCGAACCTGAACTACCTGCTCGGTGCCGCGATCGCCATCGAGTTCACCATCGTGCTCTCGTACGTCCTCAACAACGCCTGGACGTTCCGGGCCTCGCGCAACACCGGGACGATCGAGTACCTCGTCGGCCTCGCCAAGACGAACGTGGTCCGCGGGACGGCCATCCCGATCCAGCTGGCCGTCCTCTTCGTCCTCGTCGACTGGCGGAGCATCCCGTATCTGGCGGCCAACGCCGTCGCCATCGTCCTCAGCGGCCTCTACCGATACGTGCTGGACGCGCGCTGGACCTGGGGGTGA